A region of Cucumis melo cultivar AY chromosome 2, USDA_Cmelo_AY_1.0, whole genome shotgun sequence DNA encodes the following proteins:
- the LOC127148276 gene encoding uncharacterized protein LOC127148276 isoform X4, which produces MQNLENIHVNPHNAEVQKQLNENPFLFSSFSVGRSSLFEEIDKTHLEVPFNRNHKLVVKIVAKVKDEHKLFDEMRRRILSFKNHKYLVSFLNKEHLEHFQVLAELQVPYLVGGDAD; this is translated from the exons ATGcaaaatctagaaaatatcCATGTGAATCCACATAATGCAGAGGTACAAAAACAACTAAATGAGAATCCATTCCTTTTCTCATCCTTTTCAGTTGGGAGAAGCTCTCTTTTT GAAGAAATCGACAAAACACATCTGGAAGTGCCTTTCAATCGCAATCACAA gtTGGTGGTAAAAATTGTGGCTAAAGTGAAAGATGAACATAAGCTATTTGATGAAATGCGAAGGagaattttaagttttaagaaCCACAAGTATTT ggtttcttttttaaacaagGAGCATTTGGAGCATTTTCAAGTTCTTGCAGAACTACAAGTCCCTTAC CTGGTCGGTGGAGATGCCGATTGA
- the LOC127148261 gene encoding polygalacturonase-like, giving the protein MPSQPFLFFPYFGKRLSLCRFLRFEMMVVVIIFLALLLKKHALTAAAGGLTFDIVNLGAKPDGKTDASHALQSAWARACSSTVASTVYVPKGRFYVQSGNFIGPCNYNSITFLINGTLVASSNFKVLAKSRTWISFSRINALSIYGGILDGQGTTLWACKNSGINTCSLGATTLEVSDSQNILINGLSSVNSQMYHIVVYDCQDVKIQGVKVLAASNSPNTDGIHVERSSNVTILNSNIRTGDDCISIGPGTSHLWMERLACGPGHGISIGSLGKWWEEAGVENVTLKTAHFNGTMNGVRIKSWGRPSNGFAKNILFQHIVFDNVNNPLIIDQNYCPHNQGCPGQASGVKISNVRYEDIHGTSATEVGINFECSPARPCNEIRLKDVKLIFKDQIAQASCEYATGTTLGLVQPSNCLV; this is encoded by the exons ATGCCTTCACAGCCCTTTTTATTTTTCCCATACTTTGGCAAAAGACTATCCCTTTGTAGATTTTTAAGATTTGAAATGATGGTTGTTGTTATAATTTTCCTTGCTCTTCTGTTAAAGAAGCACGCCTTGACTGCTGCTGCTGGTGGATTGACGTTTGATATCGTCAATCTTGGAGCCAAGCCGGATGGTAAGACCGATGCCTCTCATGCGTTGCAGTCTGCATGGGCTCGTGCATGCTCCTCTACAGTTGCGTCTACCGTTTATGTGCCCAAAGGAAGATTCTACGTTCAAAGTGGTAACTTTATTGGACCTTGTAACTATAATTCTATCACCTTTCTCATCAACGGCACACTTGTGGCTTCTTCGAATTTTAAGGTTCTGGCCAAATCAAGAACCTGGATTTCTTTCTCACGTATAAATGCACTTTCCATTTATGGTGGCATTCTTGATGGCCAAGGAACTACCTTGTGGGCTTGCAAAAACTCAGGGATCAACACTTGCTCTCTTGGCGCAACA ACGTTGGAAGTTTCAGATTCACAGAATATATTGATCAATGGATTATCTTCAGTTAACAGCCAAATGTATCACATTGTTGTGTATGACTGTCAAGACGTGAAGATTCAAGGAGTGAAAGTCTTAGCTGCCAGCAATAGCCCCAACACTGATGGCATTCATGTGGAGAGATCATCAAATGTTACCATTCTCAATTCAAACATTCGCACCGGGGACGACTGCATCTCAATTGGCCCTGGGACTTCCCATTTATGGATGGAAAGACTTGCATGTGGACCTGGACATGGAATCAG CATTGGGAGTTTGGGGAAATGGTGGGAAGAGGCTGGAGTGGAAAATGTGACATTAAAAACAGCTCATTTCAACGGAACAATGAATGGAGTGAGGATTAAATCTTGGGGAAGGCCCAGCAATGGGTTTGCAAAGAACATTCTTTTTCAACACATTGTTTTTGACAATGTCAACAACCCTCTCATCATTGATCAAAATTACTGCCCACATAACCAAGGCTGCCCCGGTCAG GCTTCTGGAGTAAAGATTAGTAATGTAAGATATGAAGACATCCATGGAACGTCAGCTACTGAAGTAGGTATAAACTTTGAGTGTAGCCCTGCAAGGCCATGCAACGAAATAAGATTGAAAGATGTAAAGTTGATATTCAAGGATCAAATTGCCCAAGCATCGTGTGAATATGCAACAGGAACTACCTTGGGTCTAGTTCAACCTTCTAATTGCTTAGTATAG
- the LOC127148266 gene encoding polygalacturonase-like gives MALHKTLFILFLFLTLASASTFNVVDFGAKPNIGTDSSQAFEEAWASACRATTAVSIYVPKGRFYVKSIAFEGPCNNNDITIRIDGTLLAPSNYAVIANSGNWITFKRVDGVNVFGGVLDAQGFGLWACKNSKSSCPSGATSLEFSNSKNIMVSGLTSLNSQMFHIVINGCQNVKAQGLKISAAGNSPNTDGIHVALSSTVTILNSIIGTGDDCISIGPGTSNLWIENVACGPGHGISIGSLGREVQEDGVENVTVKSATFTNTQNGVRIKTWGKPSNGFARSVIFQDIVMVNVENPIIIDQNYCPDNKGCPGQDSGVKISDVTYRNIHGTSATQVAMKFDCSSKFPCNDITLEDVELSYKNEAAEASCSHAEGSAAGLVQPSSCL, from the exons ATGGCTCTTCACAAAACCTTATTCattcttttcctcttcctcaCTTTGGCCTCGGCTTCCACCTTTAACGTAGTCGATTTCGGTGCAAAACCCAACATCGGAACCGACTCATCGCAGGCGTTCGAGGAAGCTTGGGCTAGTGCATGTCGTGCAACGACAGCCGTGTCCATTTATGTTCCAAAAGGGAGATTCTATGTGAAAAGTATAGCATTTGAAGGGCCTTGCAATAATAATGATATCACTATACGAATTGATGGGACGCTTTTGGCTCCATCAAACTATGCTGTGATTGCAAATTCAGGAAATTGGATCACTTTTAAACGTGTTGATGGTGTTAACGTGTTTGGTGGCGTTCTTGATGCCCAAGGATTTGGATTATGGGCTTGCAAGAATTCCAAAAGCTCTTGCCCCTCCGGAGCCACG TCGTTGGAATTTTCCAATTCAAAGAATATAATGGTTAGTGGCTTAACGTCACTAAATAGTCAAATGTTCCACATAGTAATCAATGGTTGTCAAAATGTGAAAGCACAAGGACTGAAGATATCAGCTGCTGGTAATAGCCCAAACACCGACGGCATTCACGTAGCATTATCCTCAACGGTTACTATCCTCAACTCTATAATTGGCACGGGCGACGATTGCATTTCAATAGGTCCTGGCACGTCGAACTTGTGGATTGAGAATGTTGCTTGTGGACCTGGACATGGAATCAG CATTGGGAGTTTAGGAAGAGAAGTGCAAGAAGATGGTGTTGAGAATGTAACAGTTAAATCTGCTACATTCACAAACACACAAAATGGGGTCAGAATTAAAACATGGGGAAAGCCGAGCAATGGATTTGCAAGAAGCGTTATCTTTCAAGACATTGTAATGGTCAATGTGGAAAATCCTATCATTATTGATCAAAATTATTGCCCCGACAACAAAGGTTGTCCTGGACAG gATTCTGGAGTTAAAATCAGCGATGTGACATATCGAAACATACACGGAACATCAGCGACGCAAGTTGCGATGAAATTCGATTGTAGCTCGAAATTTCCATGCAATGACATAACTTTGGAGGATGTGGAGTTGAGTTATAAGAATGAAGCAGCTGAAGCTTCATGTAGTCATGCTGAAGGAAGTGCTGCTGGTTTAGTTCAGCCATCAAGTTGTTTGTAG
- the LOC127148276 gene encoding uncharacterized protein LOC127148276 isoform X5 produces the protein MQRLVVKIVAKVKDEHKLFDEMRRRILSFKNHKYLSIWSIFKFLQNYKSLTWSVEMPIDFYINGTAISVCLKFLIIYPCCFGVCTQLASEPIFLTRPSN, from the exons ATGCAGAG gtTGGTGGTAAAAATTGTGGCTAAAGTGAAAGATGAACATAAGCTATTTGATGAAATGCGAAGGagaattttaagttttaagaaCCACAAGTATTT GAGCATTTGGAGCATTTTCAAGTTCTTGCAGAACTACAAGTCCCTTAC CTGGTCGGTGGAGATGCCGATTGATTTCTATATAAACGGCACAGCTATATCAGTATGTCTTAAATTCCTCATCATTTACCCTTGTTGTTTCGGTGTCTGCACTCAATTAGCCAGTGAACCTATATTTTTAACGAGACCATCAAATTAG
- the LOC127148276 gene encoding uncharacterized protein LOC127148276 isoform X2, with protein sequence MQNLENIHVNPHNAEVQKQLNENPFLFSSFSVGRSSLFEEIDKTHLEVPFNRNHKLVVKIVAKVKDEHKLFDEMRRRILSFKNHKYFIWSIFKFLQNYKSLTWSVEMPIDFYINGTAISVCLKFLIIYPCCFGVCTQLASEPIFLTRPSN encoded by the exons ATGcaaaatctagaaaatatcCATGTGAATCCACATAATGCAGAGGTACAAAAACAACTAAATGAGAATCCATTCCTTTTCTCATCCTTTTCAGTTGGGAGAAGCTCTCTTTTT GAAGAAATCGACAAAACACATCTGGAAGTGCCTTTCAATCGCAATCACAA gtTGGTGGTAAAAATTGTGGCTAAAGTGAAAGATGAACATAAGCTATTTGATGAAATGCGAAGGagaattttaagttttaagaaCCACAAGTATTT CATTTGGAGCATTTTCAAGTTCTTGCAGAACTACAAGTCCCTTAC CTGGTCGGTGGAGATGCCGATTGATTTCTATATAAACGGCACAGCTATATCAGTATGTCTTAAATTCCTCATCATTTACCCTTGTTGTTTCGGTGTCTGCACTCAATTAGCCAGTGAACCTATATTTTTAACGAGACCATCAAATTAG
- the LOC127148276 gene encoding uncharacterized protein LOC127148276 isoform X1: protein MQNLENIHVNPHNAEVQKQLNENPFLFSSFSVGRSSLFEEIDKTHLEVPFNRNHKLVVKIVAKVKDEHKLFDEMRRRILSFKNHKYLSIWSIFKFLQNYKSLTWSVEMPIDFYINGTAISVCLKFLIIYPCCFGVCTQLASEPIFLTRPSN, encoded by the exons ATGcaaaatctagaaaatatcCATGTGAATCCACATAATGCAGAGGTACAAAAACAACTAAATGAGAATCCATTCCTTTTCTCATCCTTTTCAGTTGGGAGAAGCTCTCTTTTT GAAGAAATCGACAAAACACATCTGGAAGTGCCTTTCAATCGCAATCACAA gtTGGTGGTAAAAATTGTGGCTAAAGTGAAAGATGAACATAAGCTATTTGATGAAATGCGAAGGagaattttaagttttaagaaCCACAAGTATTT GAGCATTTGGAGCATTTTCAAGTTCTTGCAGAACTACAAGTCCCTTAC CTGGTCGGTGGAGATGCCGATTGATTTCTATATAAACGGCACAGCTATATCAGTATGTCTTAAATTCCTCATCATTTACCCTTGTTGTTTCGGTGTCTGCACTCAATTAGCCAGTGAACCTATATTTTTAACGAGACCATCAAATTAG
- the LOC127148276 gene encoding uncharacterized protein LOC127148276 isoform X3 yields the protein MQNLENIHVNPHNAEEEIDKTHLEVPFNRNHKLVVKIVAKVKDEHKLFDEMRRRILSFKNHKYLSIWSIFKFLQNYKSLTWSVEMPIDFYINGTAISVCLKFLIIYPCCFGVCTQLASEPIFLTRPSN from the exons ATGcaaaatctagaaaatatcCATGTGAATCCACATAATGCAGAG GAAGAAATCGACAAAACACATCTGGAAGTGCCTTTCAATCGCAATCACAA gtTGGTGGTAAAAATTGTGGCTAAAGTGAAAGATGAACATAAGCTATTTGATGAAATGCGAAGGagaattttaagttttaagaaCCACAAGTATTT GAGCATTTGGAGCATTTTCAAGTTCTTGCAGAACTACAAGTCCCTTAC CTGGTCGGTGGAGATGCCGATTGATTTCTATATAAACGGCACAGCTATATCAGTATGTCTTAAATTCCTCATCATTTACCCTTGTTGTTTCGGTGTCTGCACTCAATTAGCCAGTGAACCTATATTTTTAACGAGACCATCAAATTAG